In Belonocnema kinseyi isolate 2016_QV_RU_SX_M_011 chromosome 4, B_treatae_v1, whole genome shotgun sequence, a single window of DNA contains:
- the LOC117170679 gene encoding trehalase-like isoform X2, producing the protein MAMRFRGFTTLLLQTAISILTILHIVVVTAGDGSESVKPPPCPSEIYCHGELLHTIQMASIYPDSKTFVDMKMKNPPNKTLALFRELMNKTENAPTRIQIEEFVNKTFDPAGSEFEDWDPVDWKPKPKFLDKIRDENLKKFAEDLNHIWKLLGRKMKDEVKLNNELYSIIYVPNPVIVPGGRFREFYYWDSYWIVKGLLLSEMHNTVRGMLSNFVSVVEQIGFIPNGGRIYYAMRSQPPMLTPMVREYLRVTNDRKWLEENLWLLEKEFDFWMTKRTVQVEKDGKTYTLARYYEESSGPRPESYREDYLTSQSFRTAEEKDSYYAELKTAAESGWDFSSRWFILDGTNKGNLTNLKTRYIIPVDLNSIIYLNARLLAEFNEMVGNKSRVDYYLKKADEWQEAVTAVLWHDEVGAWLDYDILNDIKRDYFYPTNVLPLWTNCYEIAKKEEYVSKVLKYLEKTQIMLNLGGIPTTLEHSGEQWDYPNAWPPLQYFVIMSLDKTSDPWAQRLAYEMGQRWVRSNYKAFNETNSMFEKYDATVSGGYGGGGEYEVQLGFGWSNGIIMDLIDKYGDRLTADDQFLQNDVVQTSAQQQVAVSTAGQVMTGILALIISVAAGFIGK; encoded by the exons TGAAATATACTGCCATGGAGAGTTGTTGCACACGATACAGATGGCATCGATCTATCCAGACTCCAAGACGTTCGTCGACATGAAAATGAAGAATCCGCCTAATAAGACATTGGCCCTGTTTCGGGAGTTGATGAACAAGACTGAAAATGCACCCACACGCATCCAGATCGAGGAATTTGTCAACAAGACCTTCGACCCTGCAGGATCAGAATTCGAAGACTGGGATCCAGTAGACTGGAAGCCAAAGCCCAAATTCCTTGACAAGATCCGtgatgaaaatcttaaaaaatttgccGAAGATCTAAATCATATTTGGAAACTGCTAGGTAGGAAAATGAAGGACGAGGTGAAATTGAATAATGAGCTCTACTCCATCATTTACGTACCCAATCCGGTGATAGTTCCTGGTGGACGATTTCGCGAGTTTTACTACTGGGATTCGTACTGGATTGTCAAAGGTCTTCTTCTATCCGAAATGCACAACACCGTAAGGGGTATGCTCTCGAATTTCGTTTCAGTCGTTGAGCAAATTGGATTTATACCTAATGGGGGAAGAATCTACTACGCGATGAGATCTCAACCACCAATGCTCACTCCCATGGTCAGAGAGTACTTGAGAGTCACCAACGATCGTAAATGGTTGGAAGAAAATTTGTGGCTATTGGAAAAAGAGTTTGATTTCTGGATGACTAAACGTACAGTCCAAGTTGAAAAAGATGGGAAAACATATACTCTTGCCAGATACTATGAGGAATCATCTGGGCCAAGACCCGAGTCTTAcag AGAGGATTACCTGACCAGTCAGAGTTTTCGTACAGCAGAGGAAAAGGATAGCTATTATGCAGAGCTAAAGACAGCTGCGGAAAGTGGTTGGGATTTTTCCAGTCGTTGGTTCATACTTGACGGTACCAACAAag gaaatttaactAACTTGAAGACAAGATACATCATTCCCGTGGACTTGAACTCTATTATCTACTTAAATGCGCGGTTACTAGCAGAATTTAATGAAATGGTAGGCAATAAGTCAAGGGTAGATTATTATCTAAAGAAAGCAGATGAGTGGCAAGAAGCTGTCACAGCGGTACTATGGCACGATGAAGTTGGGGCATGGCTAGACTATGACATTCTCAATGACATCAAGAGGGACTACTTCTATCCCACAAATGTTCTACCTCTGTGGACTAATTGTTATGAGATTGCTAAGAAGGAGGAGTACGTTTCCAAAGTTCTCAAGTATCTAGAGAAGACTCAAATTATGCTTAATCTTGGTGGTATTCCTACTACTCTAGAGCACTCTGGTGAGCAGTGGGATTATCCAAATGCCTGGCCCCCTCTTCAGTATTTTGTGATTATGTCTCTTGACAAAACTTCTGATCCTTGGGCTCAGAGGTTAGCCTACGAAATGGGCCAACGATGGGTACGCAGCAATTATAAAGCTTTCAACGAGACAAACAGCATGTTCGAGAAG TATGATGCTACAGTCTCAGGTGGTTACGGCGGAGGAGGCGAATATGAAGTCCAACTTGGATTTGGTTGGTCCAACGGTATCATCATGGACTTGATAGATAAATACGGTGACCGATTAACTGCTGATgatcaatttttgcaaaatgatGTCGTACAGACATCGGCACAGCAACAAGTCGCTGTTTCTACAGCTGGTCAAGTCATGACCGGAATTCTAGCACTCATTATTTCGGTAGCAGCAGGATTTATAGG AAAGTGA
- the LOC117170679 gene encoding trehalase-like isoform X1 — protein MAMRFRGFTTLLLQTAISILTILHIVVVTAGDGSESVKPPPCPSEIYCHGELLHTIQMASIYPDSKTFVDMKMKNPPNKTLALFRELMNKTENAPTRIQIEEFVNKTFDPAGSEFEDWDPVDWKPKPKFLDKIRDENLKKFAEDLNHIWKLLGRKMKDEVKLNNELYSIIYVPNPVIVPGGRFREFYYWDSYWIVKGLLLSEMHNTVRGMLSNFVSVVEQIGFIPNGGRIYYAMRSQPPMLTPMVREYLRVTNDRKWLEENLWLLEKEFDFWMTKRTVQVEKDGKTYTLARYYEESSGPRPESYREDYLTSQSFRTAEEKDSYYAELKTAAESGWDFSSRWFILDGTNKGNLTNLKTRYIIPVDLNSIIYLNARLLAEFNEMVGNKSRVDYYLKKADEWQEAVTAVLWHDEVGAWLDYDILNDIKRDYFYPTNVLPLWTNCYEIAKKEEYVSKVLKYLEKTQIMLNLGGIPTTLEHSGEQWDYPNAWPPLQYFVIMSLDKTSDPWAQRLAYEMGQRWVRSNYKAFNETNSMFEKYDATVSGGYGGGGEYEVQLGFGWSNGIIMDLIDKYGDRLTADDQFLQNDVVQTSAQQQVAVSTAGQVMTGILALIISVAAGFIGWVVYKRREYLTLQPATTFDDRTSGAAGSVYRKRIAYTELKDMGND, from the exons TGAAATATACTGCCATGGAGAGTTGTTGCACACGATACAGATGGCATCGATCTATCCAGACTCCAAGACGTTCGTCGACATGAAAATGAAGAATCCGCCTAATAAGACATTGGCCCTGTTTCGGGAGTTGATGAACAAGACTGAAAATGCACCCACACGCATCCAGATCGAGGAATTTGTCAACAAGACCTTCGACCCTGCAGGATCAGAATTCGAAGACTGGGATCCAGTAGACTGGAAGCCAAAGCCCAAATTCCTTGACAAGATCCGtgatgaaaatcttaaaaaatttgccGAAGATCTAAATCATATTTGGAAACTGCTAGGTAGGAAAATGAAGGACGAGGTGAAATTGAATAATGAGCTCTACTCCATCATTTACGTACCCAATCCGGTGATAGTTCCTGGTGGACGATTTCGCGAGTTTTACTACTGGGATTCGTACTGGATTGTCAAAGGTCTTCTTCTATCCGAAATGCACAACACCGTAAGGGGTATGCTCTCGAATTTCGTTTCAGTCGTTGAGCAAATTGGATTTATACCTAATGGGGGAAGAATCTACTACGCGATGAGATCTCAACCACCAATGCTCACTCCCATGGTCAGAGAGTACTTGAGAGTCACCAACGATCGTAAATGGTTGGAAGAAAATTTGTGGCTATTGGAAAAAGAGTTTGATTTCTGGATGACTAAACGTACAGTCCAAGTTGAAAAAGATGGGAAAACATATACTCTTGCCAGATACTATGAGGAATCATCTGGGCCAAGACCCGAGTCTTAcag AGAGGATTACCTGACCAGTCAGAGTTTTCGTACAGCAGAGGAAAAGGATAGCTATTATGCAGAGCTAAAGACAGCTGCGGAAAGTGGTTGGGATTTTTCCAGTCGTTGGTTCATACTTGACGGTACCAACAAag gaaatttaactAACTTGAAGACAAGATACATCATTCCCGTGGACTTGAACTCTATTATCTACTTAAATGCGCGGTTACTAGCAGAATTTAATGAAATGGTAGGCAATAAGTCAAGGGTAGATTATTATCTAAAGAAAGCAGATGAGTGGCAAGAAGCTGTCACAGCGGTACTATGGCACGATGAAGTTGGGGCATGGCTAGACTATGACATTCTCAATGACATCAAGAGGGACTACTTCTATCCCACAAATGTTCTACCTCTGTGGACTAATTGTTATGAGATTGCTAAGAAGGAGGAGTACGTTTCCAAAGTTCTCAAGTATCTAGAGAAGACTCAAATTATGCTTAATCTTGGTGGTATTCCTACTACTCTAGAGCACTCTGGTGAGCAGTGGGATTATCCAAATGCCTGGCCCCCTCTTCAGTATTTTGTGATTATGTCTCTTGACAAAACTTCTGATCCTTGGGCTCAGAGGTTAGCCTACGAAATGGGCCAACGATGGGTACGCAGCAATTATAAAGCTTTCAACGAGACAAACAGCATGTTCGAGAAG TATGATGCTACAGTCTCAGGTGGTTACGGCGGAGGAGGCGAATATGAAGTCCAACTTGGATTTGGTTGGTCCAACGGTATCATCATGGACTTGATAGATAAATACGGTGACCGATTAACTGCTGATgatcaatttttgcaaaatgatGTCGTACAGACATCGGCACAGCAACAAGTCGCTGTTTCTACAGCTGGTCAAGTCATGACCGGAATTCTAGCACTCATTATTTCGGTAGCAGCAGGATTTATAGG GTGGGTGGTGTATAAAAGGCGCGAGTATCTCACTTTACAACCAGCAACTACTTTTGACGATAGGACTTCCGGCGCTGCAGGCAGCGTTTACCGGAAAAGGATAGCATACACTGAGCTCAAGGACATGGGCAACGATTGA
- the LOC117170679 gene encoding trehalase-like isoform X3 — translation MAMRFRGFTTLLLQTAISILTILHIVVVTAGDGSESVKPPPCPSEIYCHGELLHTIQMASIYPDSKTFVDMKMKNPPNKTLALFRELMNKTENAPTRIQIEEFVNKTFDPAGSEFEDWDPVDWKPKPKFLDKIRDENLKKFAEDLNHIWKLLGRKMKDEVKLNNELYSIIYVPNPVIVPGGRFREFYYWDSYWIVKGLLLSEMHNTVRGMLSNFVSVVEQIGFIPNGGRIYYAMRSQPPMLTPMVREYLRVTNDRKWLEENLWLLEKEFDFWMTKRTVQVEKDGKTYTLARYYEESSGPRPESYREDYLTSQSFRTAEEKDSYYAELKTAAESGWDFSSRWFILDGTNKGNLTNLKTRYIIPVDLNSIIYLNARLLAEFNEMVGNKSRVDYYLKKADEWQEAVTAVLWHDEVGAWLDYDILNDIKRDYFYPTNVLPLWTNCYEIAKKEEYVSKVLKYLEKTQIMLNLGGIPTTLEHSGEQWDYPNAWPPLQYFVIMSLDKTSDPWAQRLAYEMGQRWVRSNYKAFNETNSMFEKYDATVSGGYGGGGEYEVQLGFGWSNGIIMDLIDKYGDRLTADDQFLQNDVVQTSAQQQVAVSTAGQVMTGILALIISVAAGFIG, via the exons TGAAATATACTGCCATGGAGAGTTGTTGCACACGATACAGATGGCATCGATCTATCCAGACTCCAAGACGTTCGTCGACATGAAAATGAAGAATCCGCCTAATAAGACATTGGCCCTGTTTCGGGAGTTGATGAACAAGACTGAAAATGCACCCACACGCATCCAGATCGAGGAATTTGTCAACAAGACCTTCGACCCTGCAGGATCAGAATTCGAAGACTGGGATCCAGTAGACTGGAAGCCAAAGCCCAAATTCCTTGACAAGATCCGtgatgaaaatcttaaaaaatttgccGAAGATCTAAATCATATTTGGAAACTGCTAGGTAGGAAAATGAAGGACGAGGTGAAATTGAATAATGAGCTCTACTCCATCATTTACGTACCCAATCCGGTGATAGTTCCTGGTGGACGATTTCGCGAGTTTTACTACTGGGATTCGTACTGGATTGTCAAAGGTCTTCTTCTATCCGAAATGCACAACACCGTAAGGGGTATGCTCTCGAATTTCGTTTCAGTCGTTGAGCAAATTGGATTTATACCTAATGGGGGAAGAATCTACTACGCGATGAGATCTCAACCACCAATGCTCACTCCCATGGTCAGAGAGTACTTGAGAGTCACCAACGATCGTAAATGGTTGGAAGAAAATTTGTGGCTATTGGAAAAAGAGTTTGATTTCTGGATGACTAAACGTACAGTCCAAGTTGAAAAAGATGGGAAAACATATACTCTTGCCAGATACTATGAGGAATCATCTGGGCCAAGACCCGAGTCTTAcag AGAGGATTACCTGACCAGTCAGAGTTTTCGTACAGCAGAGGAAAAGGATAGCTATTATGCAGAGCTAAAGACAGCTGCGGAAAGTGGTTGGGATTTTTCCAGTCGTTGGTTCATACTTGACGGTACCAACAAag gaaatttaactAACTTGAAGACAAGATACATCATTCCCGTGGACTTGAACTCTATTATCTACTTAAATGCGCGGTTACTAGCAGAATTTAATGAAATGGTAGGCAATAAGTCAAGGGTAGATTATTATCTAAAGAAAGCAGATGAGTGGCAAGAAGCTGTCACAGCGGTACTATGGCACGATGAAGTTGGGGCATGGCTAGACTATGACATTCTCAATGACATCAAGAGGGACTACTTCTATCCCACAAATGTTCTACCTCTGTGGACTAATTGTTATGAGATTGCTAAGAAGGAGGAGTACGTTTCCAAAGTTCTCAAGTATCTAGAGAAGACTCAAATTATGCTTAATCTTGGTGGTATTCCTACTACTCTAGAGCACTCTGGTGAGCAGTGGGATTATCCAAATGCCTGGCCCCCTCTTCAGTATTTTGTGATTATGTCTCTTGACAAAACTTCTGATCCTTGGGCTCAGAGGTTAGCCTACGAAATGGGCCAACGATGGGTACGCAGCAATTATAAAGCTTTCAACGAGACAAACAGCATGTTCGAGAAG TATGATGCTACAGTCTCAGGTGGTTACGGCGGAGGAGGCGAATATGAAGTCCAACTTGGATTTGGTTGGTCCAACGGTATCATCATGGACTTGATAGATAAATACGGTGACCGATTAACTGCTGATgatcaatttttgcaaaatgatGTCGTACAGACATCGGCACAGCAACAAGTCGCTGTTTCTACAGCTGGTCAAGTCATGACCGGAATTCTAGCACTCATTATTTCGGTAGCAGCAGGATTTATAGGGTGA